A portion of the Rhodococcus pseudokoreensis genome contains these proteins:
- a CDS encoding SDR family NAD(P)-dependent oxidoreductase has protein sequence MSIPQEAKMMRTDEAGSARGVVVVTAAGSEQGRRTAQELLDSGWCVAVTARTVVELARIMPGMSGHRLLAVAADPSDPRQVEQLLDRVLGRFGRIDSVLGAEPSVAAAWRRRTSQEGEIAAA, from the coding sequence ATGTCGATCCCCCAGGAGGCGAAGATGATGCGTACCGACGAAGCCGGCTCGGCCCGTGGTGTCGTGGTGGTGACTGCCGCAGGCAGCGAGCAGGGCAGGCGCACCGCGCAGGAGTTGCTCGATTCGGGCTGGTGCGTCGCGGTCACCGCACGCACGGTCGTGGAACTGGCCCGGATCATGCCGGGCATGTCCGGTCACCGGCTGCTCGCGGTTGCCGCCGATCCGTCCGACCCCCGCCAGGTCGAGCAGCTGCTCGACCGCGTTCTCGGCCGCTTCGGCCGCATCGATTCGGTGCTCGGCGCGGAGCCGTCGGTCGCGGCGGCGTGGCGGCGGCGCACCTCGCAGGAGGGTGAAATCGCGGCCGCCTGA
- the nadA gene encoding quinolinate synthase NadA, with product MTTTTLWAGTNPQIQDGPGGYAGVEASEEWAAEIKRLARERGATLLAHNYQLPAIQDVADHVGDSLALSRIAAEAPEDTIVFCGVHFMAETAKILSPAKTVLIPDERAGCSLADSITADQLREWKAEYPDAVVVSYVNTTAEVKGLTDICCTSSNAVDVVASIDPDREVLFLPDQFLGAHVKRVTGRKNMQIWAGECHVHAGINGDELTAQAKAHPGAELFVHPECGCATSALYLAGEGFVPEDKVKILSTGGMLDAARATGAKQVLVATEVGMLHQLRKAAPEVDFQAVNDRASCPYMKMITPAALLRCLLEGKDEVHVDLATAERARKSVQRMIEIGNPGGGE from the coding sequence ATGACGACCACGACGTTGTGGGCGGGTACCAACCCGCAGATTCAGGACGGTCCCGGCGGTTACGCGGGCGTCGAGGCGAGCGAAGAGTGGGCTGCCGAGATCAAACGGCTGGCACGCGAGCGGGGAGCGACGCTCCTCGCGCACAACTACCAGCTGCCCGCCATCCAGGACGTGGCCGACCACGTCGGCGACTCCCTGGCACTCTCGCGCATCGCGGCGGAGGCCCCCGAGGACACGATCGTGTTCTGCGGGGTGCACTTCATGGCCGAGACCGCGAAGATCCTCAGCCCCGCCAAGACGGTGCTGATCCCGGACGAGCGCGCGGGCTGCTCACTGGCCGACTCGATCACCGCCGATCAGCTGCGCGAGTGGAAGGCCGAGTACCCCGACGCCGTCGTCGTGTCGTACGTCAACACCACCGCCGAGGTGAAGGGTCTGACAGACATCTGCTGCACGTCGTCCAACGCCGTCGACGTGGTCGCGTCGATCGACCCCGACCGCGAGGTCCTGTTCCTGCCCGACCAGTTCCTCGGCGCCCACGTCAAGCGCGTCACCGGTCGCAAGAACATGCAGATCTGGGCCGGCGAGTGCCACGTCCACGCCGGCATCAACGGCGACGAGCTCACCGCGCAGGCCAAGGCGCACCCCGGTGCCGAACTGTTCGTCCACCCCGAATGCGGTTGCGCCACCTCGGCGCTCTACCTCGCCGGCGAGGGATTCGTGCCCGAGGACAAGGTGAAGATCCTGTCGACGGGCGGCATGCTCGACGCCGCGCGCGCCACCGGGGCCAAGCAGGTTCTCGTGGCCACCGAGGTCGGGATGCTGCACCAGCTGCGCAAGGCCGCGCCGGAGGTCGACTTCCAGGCCGTCAACGACCGCGCGTCCTGCCCGTACATGAAGATGATCACCCCCGCCGCCCTGCTCCGCTGCCTGCTCGAGGGCAAGGACGAGGTTCACGTCGATCTCGCGACCGCCGAGCGTGCCCGCAAGTCGGTGCAGCGGATGATCGAGATCGGAAACCCGGGCGGCGGCGAGTGA
- a CDS encoding sterol desaturase family protein, translated as MTTTPPADRRQRRSITLRDAADQFRRHPSPWMIGGMLVAAVVARVVVGDFQVTDAAVPLVMLAVFPFAEWVIHVCILHWKPRKVLGLTVDSLLARKHREHHVDPRDVPLVFIPWQTLTWLIPVLVALALFAFTRTGLGLTFLVVLSVLGVLYEWTHYLIHSDYKPNSRLYRAIWRNHRHHHYKNEHYWFTVTTSGTADRILGTDPDPESVEKSPTARNLHSVR; from the coding sequence ATGACCACGACACCTCCCGCAGATCGCCGCCAGCGCAGGTCTATCACCCTCCGCGACGCCGCGGACCAGTTCCGCCGCCACCCCTCACCGTGGATGATCGGCGGCATGCTCGTTGCTGCCGTGGTCGCCCGCGTCGTCGTCGGCGACTTTCAGGTCACCGACGCCGCCGTGCCGCTGGTGATGCTGGCGGTGTTCCCGTTCGCCGAATGGGTCATCCACGTCTGCATCCTGCACTGGAAGCCCCGGAAGGTCCTGGGCCTGACCGTCGATTCGCTGCTCGCCCGGAAGCATCGCGAACACCACGTCGATCCCCGCGACGTGCCGCTCGTCTTCATTCCGTGGCAAACCCTGACATGGCTGATCCCGGTTCTCGTGGCGCTCGCGCTATTCGCGTTCACCCGCACGGGACTCGGGCTGACGTTCCTCGTGGTGCTGAGCGTCCTCGGCGTCCTCTACGAATGGACGCACTACCTCATCCACAGCGACTACAAGCCGAACTCCCGCCTGTACCGCGCGATCTGGCGTAACCACCGCCATCACCACTACAAGAACGAGCACTACTGGTTCACCGTCACCACCTCGGGAACCGCCGACCGCATCCTCGGCACCGACCCGGACCCCGAATCGGTCGAGAAGTCGCCCACCGCCCGCAACCTCCACTCTGTGCGCTGA
- a CDS encoding SDR family NAD(P)-dependent oxidoreductase, protein MPFDASGTTVLITGASAGLGAEFARRFAGRGADLVLVARRADRLEQLAAELRAAHHVTVTVLPFDLAAPGAGARLRSELAARDIRVDSLVNNAGFGTHGDFASADLDRLTSEIQLNVTTLVELSHTFLPDLLRGRGALVNVASTAAFQPTPGMAVYGATKAFVLNFTEALWAEARGTGLTVLAVCPGPTRTEFFDVVGSEDAAVGRMQTADQVVATALRALDRRSTPPSVVSGLMNWVSSVSTRFATRRIGALASGRLLGDIRMRASVTK, encoded by the coding sequence ATGCCTTTCGACGCATCCGGAACCACCGTCCTCATCACCGGCGCGAGCGCGGGCCTCGGTGCCGAATTCGCCCGTCGCTTCGCCGGGCGCGGCGCCGACCTCGTCCTCGTCGCGCGGCGCGCCGACCGGCTCGAACAACTCGCCGCCGAACTCCGCGCCGCACACCACGTGACGGTCACCGTGCTCCCGTTCGACCTCGCGGCACCCGGCGCAGGCGCGCGGTTGCGCAGCGAACTCGCCGCGCGCGACATCCGCGTCGACTCGCTCGTCAACAACGCCGGATTCGGGACGCACGGAGATTTCGCGTCCGCCGACCTGGACCGGTTGACCTCCGAGATCCAGCTCAACGTCACCACCCTCGTCGAGTTGTCGCACACGTTCCTGCCCGACCTGCTCCGCGGGCGCGGCGCACTCGTCAACGTGGCGAGCACCGCGGCGTTCCAGCCGACTCCGGGTATGGCCGTCTACGGGGCGACGAAGGCGTTCGTCCTGAACTTCACGGAGGCGTTGTGGGCGGAGGCGAGAGGCACCGGCCTCACCGTGCTCGCCGTCTGCCCGGGCCCCACCCGCACCGAGTTCTTCGACGTCGTCGGCTCCGAGGACGCCGCCGTCGGCCGCATGCAGACCGCGGACCAGGTGGTCGCGACGGCGCTGCGGGCGCTGGACCGGCGCAGCACACCGCCGAGCGTCGTCTCCGGGCTGATGAACTGGGTGTCGTCGGTGAGCACCCGCTTCGCGACCCGCCGCATCGGCGCTCTCGCCAGCGGGCGCCTGCTCGGCGACATACGAATGCGAGCCTCGGTCACGAAGTAA
- a CDS encoding lipase family protein: protein MTSSLGRRAGTVLAAALALSLFGAPTPAPAQTAEGDPGAVVAVTPVAPDTRPAGAAEATYVTYWTTGPMNEPALSTGAVLLPPGDAPPGGWPVVSWAHGTVGIADACAPTVTGKIAGPYVQAWLDQGYAIVATDYVGLGTPGVHPYLDGPTEAHSVIDMVRAARAVTPSLSNRWVAIGQSQGGHAALVAASMATTYAPDLDFRGTVATGAPSNLENLAPLVGPGFPQIPLTGSTVFVAYALAGLRASRPDLDVDSYLTPLGLDVLNRVESLCYEEAAPQLAGISIGQLMSRPLDDPAILAALRTTLGVPVRGYDRPLFIGQGLFDDVVPIPLTWKFTADLAANGQQFLFRTYPTGHLTTMPASLPDTTAFVRSLFS from the coding sequence ATGACGTCTTCGCTCGGCCGCCGCGCCGGAACGGTCCTCGCGGCGGCACTCGCACTGTCGCTCTTCGGTGCGCCCACTCCGGCGCCCGCGCAGACCGCGGAGGGCGATCCCGGTGCCGTCGTCGCCGTGACGCCGGTGGCGCCGGACACGCGGCCCGCGGGTGCCGCCGAGGCCACCTACGTCACGTACTGGACGACGGGGCCGATGAACGAACCCGCGCTCAGCACCGGCGCAGTCCTGCTGCCACCCGGTGACGCGCCGCCCGGCGGGTGGCCCGTGGTGTCCTGGGCCCACGGAACGGTCGGCATCGCGGACGCGTGCGCGCCGACGGTGACGGGGAAAATCGCCGGACCGTACGTTCAGGCCTGGCTCGATCAGGGTTACGCCATCGTCGCAACGGATTACGTCGGTCTCGGCACACCCGGCGTGCACCCGTACCTGGACGGTCCGACCGAGGCGCACAGTGTGATCGACATGGTGCGCGCGGCGCGGGCCGTCACGCCGTCCCTGTCGAACCGGTGGGTCGCGATCGGTCAATCGCAGGGCGGCCACGCCGCACTCGTCGCCGCCTCGATGGCCACCACCTACGCACCCGATCTCGACTTCCGCGGCACCGTCGCCACCGGCGCCCCGTCCAATCTCGAGAACCTCGCGCCGCTCGTCGGCCCCGGTTTCCCGCAGATTCCCCTCACCGGGAGCACGGTGTTCGTGGCGTACGCGCTCGCGGGACTGCGCGCGTCGCGGCCCGACCTGGACGTCGACAGCTACCTCACCCCGCTCGGCCTGGACGTCCTCAATCGGGTCGAGTCGCTCTGCTACGAGGAGGCGGCCCCGCAACTCGCGGGCATCTCCATCGGACAGTTGATGTCGCGCCCCCTCGACGATCCGGCGATCCTGGCGGCGCTGCGCACCACGCTCGGGGTCCCCGTCCGGGGCTACGACCGGCCGCTGTTCATCGGTCAGGGACTGTTCGACGACGTCGTCCCCATCCCTCTGACCTGGAAGTTCACCGCCGACCTCGCCGCGAACGGGCAGCAGTTCCTCTTCCGGACGTATCCGACCGGCCACCTCACCACCATGCCCGCGTCCCTGCCCGACACCACCGCGTTCGTCCGGAGCCTGTTCAGCTGA
- a CDS encoding DUF2567 domain-containing protein has product MTTLPRFRLRSAAGIFCGTVVASALAGVLWGLLAPPEHLLVVSPDRGVSLTGESVHRFDAIGMFACAGLVVGILTAVAAWTARKSRGPVALGAVLSGSVVGACVMALGGIGVAALRFPDPDTSTAGAVVAVAPGIGTPLVLIFQPLVACVVTLVLAALNPYDDLGVGDGPVELDEPEERDATVTS; this is encoded by the coding sequence GTGACCACGCTCCCGCGCTTCAGGCTTCGATCTGCCGCCGGAATCTTCTGCGGGACGGTGGTGGCGAGCGCGCTCGCCGGGGTGCTGTGGGGACTCCTGGCACCACCCGAACATCTGCTGGTGGTGTCCCCCGACCGCGGGGTGTCGCTGACCGGGGAGAGCGTCCACCGGTTCGACGCGATCGGGATGTTCGCGTGTGCCGGCCTGGTGGTCGGCATCCTCACCGCGGTCGCGGCGTGGACGGCGCGGAAAAGTCGCGGTCCCGTGGCGCTGGGCGCCGTACTCTCCGGCAGCGTGGTCGGGGCCTGCGTGATGGCCCTCGGCGGCATCGGCGTGGCGGCCCTGCGCTTCCCCGACCCCGACACCTCGACCGCCGGCGCCGTCGTCGCGGTCGCGCCGGGGATCGGGACCCCGCTGGTGCTGATCTTCCAGCCGCTCGTCGCGTGCGTCGTGACGTTGGTGCTCGCCGCGCTCAACCCGTACGACGATCTCGGTGTCGGCGATGGGCCGGTCGAACTCGACGAGCCGGAAGAGCGCGACGCGACCGTTACTTCGTGA
- the bioB gene encoding biotin synthase BioB has product MTSAPVQTDILALAREQVLERGEALNESQVLEVLQLPDDRLEDLLALAHDVRMKWCGPEVEVEGIISLKTGGCPEDCHFCSQSGLFQSPVRAAWLDIPSLVEAAKQTAKSGASEFCIVAAVRGPDERLLAQVAAGIEAIRNEVDIQIACSLGMLTQEQVDQLAAMGVHRYNHNLETSKSHFPNVVTTHTWDERWNTLRMVREAGMEVCCGGILGMGESLEQRAEFAANLAELEPDEVPLNFLNPRPGTPFGDLEVLPASEALKSVAAFRLALPRTILRFAGGREITLGDLGAKQGILGGINAVIVGNYLTTLGRPAEQDLDLLVDLQMPIKALNDTL; this is encoded by the coding sequence GTGACCTCGGCCCCGGTACAGACAGACATCCTCGCCCTCGCGCGTGAGCAGGTTCTCGAGCGCGGCGAAGCGCTGAACGAGAGCCAGGTGCTCGAAGTCCTGCAACTTCCCGACGACCGGCTCGAGGACCTGCTCGCCCTCGCCCACGACGTGCGGATGAAGTGGTGCGGCCCCGAGGTCGAGGTCGAGGGCATCATCAGCCTCAAGACCGGCGGCTGCCCCGAGGACTGCCACTTCTGCTCGCAGTCGGGGCTGTTCCAGTCGCCGGTGCGCGCGGCATGGCTCGACATCCCCTCGCTCGTCGAGGCCGCCAAGCAGACCGCCAAGTCCGGCGCCAGCGAATTCTGCATCGTCGCCGCCGTCCGCGGGCCCGACGAGCGGCTGCTCGCCCAGGTCGCCGCCGGAATCGAGGCGATCCGCAACGAGGTCGACATCCAGATCGCCTGCTCGCTGGGCATGCTCACCCAGGAGCAGGTCGACCAGCTCGCCGCGATGGGAGTGCACCGCTACAACCACAACCTCGAGACGTCGAAGTCCCACTTCCCGAACGTCGTCACCACCCACACGTGGGACGAACGCTGGAACACACTCCGCATGGTCCGCGAGGCCGGCATGGAGGTGTGCTGCGGCGGCATCCTCGGCATGGGTGAGAGCCTCGAGCAGCGCGCCGAGTTCGCCGCCAACCTGGCGGAACTCGAACCCGACGAGGTCCCGCTCAACTTCCTCAACCCGCGTCCGGGAACCCCGTTCGGCGACCTCGAGGTGCTGCCGGCGAGCGAGGCCCTCAAGTCGGTGGCCGCCTTCCGGCTCGCGCTGCCGCGCACCATCCTCCGCTTCGCAGGTGGCCGCGAGATCACCCTCGGCGACCTCGGGGCCAAGCAGGGCATCCTCGGCGGCATCAACGCCGTCATCGTCGGCAACTACCTGACGACCCTCGGCCGCCCGGCCGAACAGGACCTCGACCTGCTCGTCGATCTGCAGATGCCGATCAAGGCCCTGAACGACACCCTGTGA
- a CDS encoding succinate dehydrogenase/fumarate reductase iron-sulfur subunit, with protein MGYDAQFRVWRGDADGGDLEDYSIPVNEGEVVLDIIHRLQATQTPDLAVRWNCKAGKCGSCSAEINGQPRLMCMTRMSTFTEDEVVTVTPLRAFPVIRDLVTDVSFNYEKAREIPSFTPPPGLGPGEYRMQQIDVERSQEFRKCIECFLCQNTCHVIRDHDDNKPAFSGPRFFIRVAELEMHPLDTADRRDAAQEDFGLGLCNITKCCTEVCPEGIKITDNAIIPMKERVVDRRYDPIVWLGNKLRRRRP; from the coding sequence ATGGGATACGACGCGCAGTTCCGGGTATGGCGCGGCGACGCCGACGGCGGAGACCTCGAGGACTACTCCATCCCCGTCAACGAGGGTGAGGTGGTGCTCGACATCATCCACCGGTTGCAGGCGACGCAGACTCCGGACCTCGCGGTGCGGTGGAACTGCAAGGCGGGCAAGTGCGGGTCGTGCTCCGCGGAGATCAACGGTCAGCCGCGGCTGATGTGCATGACCCGGATGTCGACGTTCACGGAGGACGAGGTGGTGACGGTGACGCCGCTGCGGGCGTTCCCCGTCATCCGCGACCTCGTCACCGATGTGTCGTTCAACTACGAGAAGGCCAGGGAGATCCCGTCGTTCACCCCGCCGCCGGGACTCGGGCCGGGTGAGTACCGGATGCAGCAGATCGACGTCGAACGGTCGCAGGAATTCCGTAAATGCATCGAATGCTTCCTCTGCCAGAACACGTGCCACGTCATCCGTGATCACGACGACAACAAGCCGGCGTTCTCCGGGCCCCGATTCTTCATCCGCGTCGCCGAACTGGAGATGCATCCACTCGACACGGCGGACCGTCGTGACGCGGCGCAGGAAGACTTCGGTCTCGGACTGTGCAACATCACCAAGTGCTGCACCGAGGTGTGCCCCGAGGGGATCAAGATCACCGACAACGCCATCATTCCGATGAAGGAGCGGGTGGTCGACCGGCGGTACGACCCGATCGTCTGGTTGGGCAACAAGCTGCGGCGTCGCCGCCCGTGA
- a CDS encoding TetR/AcrR family transcriptional regulator translates to MSAAEQPYHHGSLRQVLLARAESTLERDGVDGLSLRQLAREAGVSHAAPSKHFRDRQALLDALAESGFRRLTAALECAVDQAEPHARARFAALADAYVTFALAHRELLALMYGNKHAPGAASQVVEAGHTSMDLTVRIVTEAQAAGDIGPGDASRIALVAFATFHGIATLAAGGMLDDAPVDEVVTAASDTFWRGLARA, encoded by the coding sequence GTGTCCGCCGCCGAACAGCCCTACCACCACGGGAGTCTTCGCCAGGTGCTGCTCGCACGCGCCGAGAGCACCCTCGAGCGGGACGGCGTCGACGGCCTGTCCCTGCGACAGCTCGCCCGTGAGGCCGGGGTCAGTCACGCCGCACCGAGCAAGCACTTCCGCGACCGTCAAGCGCTGCTCGACGCACTCGCCGAATCCGGTTTCCGGCGGCTCACCGCCGCCCTCGAATGCGCGGTCGACCAGGCCGAACCCCACGCCCGGGCTCGCTTCGCGGCGCTCGCCGACGCCTACGTGACCTTCGCGCTCGCGCACCGGGAGTTGCTGGCCCTGATGTACGGCAACAAGCACGCGCCCGGAGCCGCCTCCCAGGTCGTGGAGGCGGGCCACACCTCGATGGACCTGACGGTCCGGATCGTCACCGAGGCCCAGGCCGCGGGCGACATCGGACCCGGGGACGCCTCGCGCATCGCCCTCGTCGCGTTCGCCACCTTCCACGGGATCGCGACCCTCGCCGCCGGCGGGATGCTCGACGACGCGCCGGTGGACGAAGTGGTCACCGCCGCATCCGACACGTTCTGGCGGGGTCTCGCCCGGGCGTGA
- a CDS encoding NUDIX hydrolase encodes MPNSNTTHEVLTAVFQVRHFPGYIDAGHSGDMRHAGGTGELAVLLWQRALDPQAGAWSLPGGLLHEDEDLTTSARRQLAEKVDVQEVSHLEQLSVFSDPRRVPGPRTIASTFLGLVPLPADPQLPPDTAWHPVSALPEMAFDHGTVVRHARTRLAAKLSYTNIAFGLAPDEFSMSTLREIYCAALGYQVDATNLQRVLGRRGVLTPTGNTAPSGRTGGRPAALYRFTDSTLRVTDEFAALRPPS; translated from the coding sequence ATGCCCAATAGTAACACCACGCATGAAGTGCTTACCGCGGTGTTCCAGGTTCGCCACTTCCCCGGCTATATCGATGCAGGTCACAGCGGTGATATGCGTCACGCGGGGGGCACCGGAGAGCTCGCCGTGCTGCTGTGGCAACGGGCCCTCGATCCACAGGCCGGCGCGTGGTCGCTGCCCGGCGGACTCCTCCACGAGGACGAGGACCTCACGACGTCCGCGCGACGCCAGCTGGCCGAGAAGGTGGACGTGCAGGAGGTCTCCCACCTCGAGCAGCTCTCGGTGTTCAGCGATCCGCGGCGGGTGCCCGGACCGCGCACCATCGCGTCGACGTTCCTCGGGCTCGTCCCCCTCCCCGCCGACCCGCAGCTGCCGCCGGACACCGCGTGGCATCCAGTGTCGGCGCTGCCCGAGATGGCGTTCGACCACGGCACCGTCGTCCGGCACGCCCGGACCCGCCTCGCCGCCAAGCTCTCCTACACCAACATCGCGTTCGGGCTGGCGCCCGACGAGTTCTCCATGTCGACGCTGCGCGAGATCTACTGCGCCGCACTCGGTTACCAGGTGGATGCGACCAACCTCCAGCGCGTCCTCGGACGCCGCGGGGTGCTGACCCCCACCGGCAACACGGCACCGTCCGGCCGCACCGGCGGTCGCCCGGCCGCCCTCTACCGGTTCACCGACTCCACCCTGCGGGTGACGGACGAGTTCGCGGCGCTCCGGCCGCCGAGCTGA
- a CDS encoding FadR/GntR family transcriptional regulator: MMFEPIARKSASTEVFDQITARVLGGDLGPGEALPSERRLAEAFGVSRPAVREAIQKLAQAGLVEVRQGDATSVRDFRQHGGPELLSQLLIRGGVPDWAVVRSVLEARRMIGVQVARLAADRATEKSGTALREAVDHLAAESDPVAQQVAALAFWERVVDTADSIAFRLIFNSLRNAYEPTMTAMAAVMVAEVGRTDLYHQLADAISTHDADLAAHTAATLLDLGTAAVTAVIDTLQQHDSEKDT, translated from the coding sequence ATGATGTTCGAGCCGATCGCGCGGAAATCCGCCTCCACCGAAGTCTTCGACCAGATCACCGCGCGCGTACTCGGCGGCGACCTCGGCCCCGGCGAGGCCCTGCCCAGCGAGCGGCGCCTGGCCGAGGCGTTCGGGGTGTCACGGCCCGCGGTCCGGGAGGCGATCCAGAAACTCGCGCAGGCCGGACTCGTCGAGGTCCGGCAGGGCGACGCCACCTCGGTCCGCGACTTCCGGCAGCACGGCGGGCCCGAACTGCTGTCCCAGCTGCTGATCCGCGGCGGCGTCCCCGACTGGGCGGTGGTCCGCAGCGTGCTCGAGGCCCGGCGGATGATCGGCGTGCAGGTCGCCCGGCTCGCCGCGGACCGGGCGACCGAGAAGTCGGGCACCGCTCTGCGGGAGGCCGTGGATCACCTTGCTGCCGAGAGTGATCCGGTCGCGCAGCAGGTCGCCGCGCTCGCGTTCTGGGAACGCGTGGTCGACACGGCCGATTCCATCGCGTTCCGGCTCATCTTCAACAGCCTCCGCAACGCCTACGAACCGACCATGACGGCGATGGCCGCCGTCATGGTCGCGGAGGTCGGCCGCACCGACCTGTACCACCAGCTTGCGGACGCTATCTCCACCCACGACGCAGACCTCGCGGCACACACCGCCGCCACCCTGCTCGACCTCGGGACGGCGGCCGTGACCGCCGTGATCGACACACTGCAACAACACGATTCGGAGAAGGACACATGA
- a CDS encoding TetR/AcrR family transcriptional regulator C-terminal domain-containing protein, whose protein sequence is MQLRRGDVLDGAMAILDEFGLADLTMRRLATALGVQPGALYWHFPNKQTLLGALADKILEDVDAPVTAPGWDAEFTELAHRLRTALLAHRDGAELVSATYASRMTNSRVRESFAAVGLRSGLSREHAELSSYSLLYYVLGHTVDEQSRAQMESAGALTRAALSPDAPQSQIAAYDEDLLDGDPAVRFDFGLSLFVDGIRARLKDSAHHP, encoded by the coding sequence GTGCAATTGCGACGCGGCGACGTACTCGACGGCGCAATGGCCATCCTCGACGAGTTCGGCCTCGCCGACCTCACGATGCGCAGACTCGCAACGGCCCTCGGCGTACAGCCCGGCGCCCTGTACTGGCATTTCCCCAACAAGCAGACGTTGCTCGGGGCCCTCGCCGACAAGATCCTCGAAGACGTCGACGCCCCGGTCACGGCGCCCGGCTGGGACGCGGAGTTCACCGAACTGGCCCACCGGCTCCGCACCGCGCTGCTCGCCCACCGCGACGGCGCCGAATTGGTCTCCGCCACCTACGCGTCACGCATGACCAACTCCCGGGTCCGGGAAAGCTTCGCCGCAGTGGGTCTGCGATCCGGGCTGTCCCGCGAACACGCCGAACTGTCGTCCTACTCCCTGCTGTACTACGTCCTCGGCCACACCGTCGACGAGCAGTCGCGGGCGCAGATGGAATCGGCGGGCGCCCTCACCCGCGCCGCGCTCTCCCCCGACGCCCCGCAGTCGCAGATCGCGGCGTACGACGAGGATCTTCTCGACGGCGATCCGGCGGTCCGGTTCGACTTCGGGTTGTCGCTGTTCGTGGACGGAATTCGCGCGCGACTGAAAGACTCCGCCCACCACCCCTGA